In Achromobacter xylosoxidans A8, a single window of DNA contains:
- a CDS encoding DUF6999 family protein, which yields MSQEPEFLAKPHDPADPSPWLALYLDRSTPLPDKVKKAWLTDSSCASRQYLLPFLRPLARAFIILIQVIKTFLPRRWSHSKLLHRILAWGLKRFVSPEANWLILRHFHLGAQILSFIAANSPVRVTTTPLEPRDIDDLKDELFVKHDLNLFNFVIRLNQALRDAGVEMHAPERVDFSMIRDPDLLLEDMPQGKLNFLDLQSAIELFTPLYQLMLTDNDFWRAANSLQLDETIGIYAAKLLGAPQHLILVNNNHPLVPMSTLRAGYRLVLHGLSTEMLHSLLMEMKEAQQGGEPPAPIA from the coding sequence ATGAGCCAAGAGCCCGAATTCCTTGCCAAGCCGCACGATCCCGCCGATCCCAGCCCCTGGCTGGCGCTCTACCTGGACCGCAGCACGCCTCTGCCGGACAAGGTCAAGAAGGCCTGGCTGACGGATTCCAGCTGCGCTTCGCGCCAGTACCTGCTGCCCTTTCTGCGGCCGCTGGCGCGTGCCTTCATCATCCTGATCCAGGTCATCAAGACCTTCCTGCCGCGCCGCTGGTCGCATTCGAAGCTGCTGCACCGCATCCTGGCTTGGGGCTTGAAGCGCTTCGTGTCGCCCGAGGCCAACTGGCTGATCCTGCGCCACTTCCACCTGGGCGCGCAGATACTGTCCTTCATCGCGGCCAACTCGCCGGTGCGTGTCACCACCACGCCGCTGGAGCCGCGCGATATCGACGATCTAAAGGACGAACTCTTCGTCAAGCATGACCTGAACCTGTTCAATTTCGTCATTCGTTTGAACCAGGCGTTGCGCGACGCAGGCGTGGAAATGCATGCGCCGGAACGAGTCGATTTTTCGATGATCCGCGATCCGGACTTGCTGCTAGAAGACATGCCGCAGGGCAAGCTGAACTTCCTGGACCTGCAAAGCGCGATCGAACTCTTCACGCCGTTGTATCAGCTGATGCTGACCGACAACGACTTCTGGCGCGCGGCCAATTCGCTGCAGCTGGACGAGACCATCGGCATCTACGCGGCCAAGCTGCTGGGCGCGCCGCAGCACTTGATCCTGGTCAACAACAACCATCCGCTGGTGCCGATGTCGACCCTGCGCGCGGGCTACCGGCTGGTGCTGCACGGGCTGTCCACCGAGATGCTGCACAGCCTGCTGATGGAAATGAAAGAGGCGCAGCAAGGCGGCGAGCCGCCCGCGCCGATCGCCTGA
- a CDS encoding StlD/DarB family beta-ketosynthase: protein MPIAFHRVYLESAGYFMPGEPVSNDAMDSYIAPLNRMSSRIKSRILAENGIKQRYYAIDPEGATVFTNAQLAANAIRDCLRRNDSDLSAVSLLASGSSGGDALMPGFSNMIQGELAAHPMETLSVHGICAAGVSAIQTAAQGVELGGHASALAVASELPSRLFKRSRFAARGYDADFDAHFLRWMLSDGAGAVLLGNSGRPLPGASQGVRLRLKWVHQRSFSGDYPVCMQLGLSADRAKGHLDYPSWNEAEADGALSLRQDIRLLPHLFDIGIHEYAKLVRDGWVDPDQVDHFLCHYSSEKFIPVVEDLMEKAGLVIPRERWFSNLAWRGNTGAASILIMLAEFLETREVKPGEQIFCYIPESGRFMAAYMLLEAEAVHAPQIAVGAPATVAAREDANSDDAAAIAPPHDPDMAPQGLGQLLTELAAIWHDYRSRVWRTPVVRRLRNRQFQTADYLNWMENWIPQVREGSKWMREGAASLSEQYAPLAALIDTHAGEEQNDFQILFQDYRNAGGPVDSIDALRRNPGGEALNAYLHGLAATRDPIGLLGAIYIIEGTGQRIVPALLPLLKASLTLPPDAFRFLEYHGHNDEHHLARWLSAVELALDCDEDGRAEQRIVDTARRTAALYLMQFHHVMEGDAS from the coding sequence ATGCCCATTGCGTTTCATCGTGTCTACCTGGAAAGCGCCGGCTACTTCATGCCGGGCGAGCCCGTGTCCAACGATGCCATGGACAGCTACATCGCGCCGCTGAACCGCATGTCCAGCCGCATCAAGAGCCGCATCCTGGCCGAGAACGGCATCAAGCAGCGCTACTACGCGATCGATCCCGAGGGCGCCACGGTATTCACCAACGCGCAGCTAGCGGCCAACGCCATCCGCGATTGCCTGCGGCGCAACGACAGCGACCTGTCCGCCGTGTCGCTGCTGGCCAGCGGCTCGTCGGGCGGGGACGCGTTGATGCCGGGTTTCTCGAACATGATCCAGGGCGAGCTGGCCGCGCATCCGATGGAAACCCTGTCGGTGCACGGCATTTGCGCGGCGGGCGTGTCGGCCATCCAGACGGCCGCGCAGGGCGTGGAGCTGGGCGGACACGCCAGCGCCCTGGCGGTGGCCAGCGAGCTGCCGTCGCGGCTGTTCAAGCGCTCGCGCTTCGCGGCGCGCGGCTACGACGCCGACTTCGACGCGCATTTCCTGCGCTGGATGCTGTCGGACGGCGCGGGGGCGGTGTTGTTGGGCAATAGCGGACGGCCCTTGCCGGGCGCCTCGCAAGGCGTGCGCCTGCGTCTGAAGTGGGTGCATCAGCGTTCGTTCTCGGGCGACTATCCGGTGTGCATGCAGCTGGGCCTGTCGGCCGACCGGGCCAAGGGTCATCTGGACTATCCGTCGTGGAACGAGGCCGAGGCCGATGGCGCGCTGTCCTTGCGTCAGGACATCCGCCTGCTGCCGCATCTGTTCGACATCGGCATCCATGAATACGCCAAGCTGGTGCGCGACGGCTGGGTGGATCCGGACCAGGTGGACCACTTCCTGTGCCACTACTCGTCCGAGAAGTTCATTCCCGTGGTGGAAGACTTGATGGAGAAGGCCGGCCTGGTGATCCCGCGTGAACGCTGGTTCAGCAACCTGGCGTGGCGCGGCAATACCGGCGCGGCGTCCATCCTGATCATGCTGGCCGAGTTCCTGGAAACGCGCGAAGTGAAGCCGGGCGAGCAGATCTTCTGCTACATCCCGGAATCGGGCCGTTTCATGGCCGCGTACATGCTGCTGGAAGCCGAAGCCGTGCACGCGCCGCAGATCGCCGTGGGCGCGCCCGCAACGGTCGCCGCGCGCGAGGACGCGAACAGCGACGACGCCGCCGCGATCGCGCCGCCGCACGATCCGGACATGGCGCCGCAAGGCCTGGGCCAGCTGCTGACCGAACTGGCCGCGATCTGGCACGACTACCGTTCGCGCGTGTGGCGCACGCCGGTAGTGCGGCGCCTGCGCAATCGCCAGTTCCAGACGGCCGACTATCTGAACTGGATGGAGAACTGGATTCCGCAGGTGCGCGAAGGCAGCAAGTGGATGCGCGAAGGCGCGGCCTCGCTGTCGGAGCAGTACGCGCCGCTGGCCGCATTGATCGATACGCACGCCGGCGAAGAGCAGAACGATTTCCAGATCCTGTTCCAGGACTACCGCAACGCGGGCGGTCCGGTGGACAGCATCGATGCCCTGCGCCGCAATCCCGGCGGCGAGGCGCTCAACGCCTATCTGCACGGCCTGGCCGCTACGCGCGATCCCATCGGCTTGCTGGGCGCCATCTACATCATCGAGGGCACCGGGCAGCGCATCGTGCCGGCGCTGCTGCCGCTGCTCAAGGCCAGCCTGACGCTGCCGCCCGACGCCTTCCGCTTCCTGGAGTACCACGGCCACAACGACGAGCATCACCTGGCGCGCTGGCTGTCGGCGGTGGAGCTGGCGCTGGACTGCGACGAGGACGGCCGCGCCGAACAGCGCATCGTCGACACCGCGCGCCGCACGGCCGCGCTGTACCTAATGCAGTTCCACCACGTGATGGAAGGCGACGCGTCATGA
- a CDS encoding fatty acid desaturase codes for MLSGSENRLAGALKRQRRLPSLRSWRDWQSLAYLAALPALAAWQWVHGFWWPLYGLMLFLTLGVGVIHHNHTHIRMWRGRWTNRATDFWITLLQGHPTFVFYPAHVANHHRYKHGARDVARTYRFGGDTNHLWGYLIHPLQAGWVLYPLFFAWLGRLYRHWPGAWRYCMAQYGVWLGLWGGLLAVNPMKALLFVIVPQLHGLHWLLATNYLQHAHADGGPRSVAGLNYARNFEGLVNPLLFNIGLHTAHHEHPRAHWSELTRLHREQYRNRVNPALNEPGLTPYMFRVFVLGAFMPRFRSRSCMAPEHIR; via the coding sequence ATGCTTTCCGGCAGCGAGAATCGCTTGGCGGGCGCGCTTAAGCGGCAGCGCCGCCTGCCGTCGCTGCGCAGCTGGCGCGACTGGCAAAGCCTGGCCTACCTGGCCGCGTTGCCGGCGCTGGCGGCGTGGCAGTGGGTGCACGGCTTCTGGTGGCCGCTGTACGGCCTGATGCTGTTCCTGACCCTGGGCGTGGGCGTCATCCACCACAACCATACGCACATCCGCATGTGGCGCGGACGCTGGACCAACCGCGCGACCGATTTCTGGATCACGCTGCTGCAGGGGCATCCGACCTTCGTGTTCTATCCGGCGCACGTGGCCAACCACCATCGCTACAAGCACGGCGCGCGCGACGTGGCGCGTACCTATCGCTTTGGCGGCGACACCAACCATCTGTGGGGCTACCTGATCCATCCATTGCAGGCGGGTTGGGTGCTGTATCCCTTGTTCTTCGCGTGGCTGGGCCGCTTGTACCGGCATTGGCCGGGCGCCTGGCGCTATTGCATGGCGCAGTACGGCGTATGGTTGGGCCTGTGGGGCGGGCTGCTGGCCGTAAACCCCATGAAGGCGCTGCTGTTCGTCATCGTGCCGCAGCTGCATGGGTTGCACTGGCTGCTGGCTACCAACTACCTGCAGCATGCGCACGCCGACGGCGGGCCTCGGTCCGTCGCGGGCCTGAACTATGCGCGCAATTTCGAAGGGCTGGTCAATCCGCTGCTCTTCAACATCGGCCTGCACACCGCCCACCACGAGCATCCGCGGGCGCACTGGTCCGAACTGACGCGCCTGCACCGCGAGCAATACCGCAACCGCGTGAATCCGGCCTTGAACGAGCCGGGCCTCACGCCCTATATGTTCCGCGTGTTCGTGCTGGGCGCCTTCATGCCGCGCTTTCGCAGCCGTTCATGCATGGCGCCCGAGCACATCCGCTAG
- a CDS encoding sterol desaturase family protein: MAQAFVALSAWQVMLAGLLFFGGIYLVFGAATWLLTHYVLPALGIGRPLDPRPLAPGQLRRELAQSGLSILLFGTGMIFPWGLLQLGWAHLDPDASWQKITLEILVLVAWNDVHFWINHRLLHTKLLRRFHLPHHRSVVTTPFSTYSFHPIEALMLGNVIMLPMVLHDFSFWSLASVPLFSLFFNCIGHANYDFFPNVSYAHWFAASRRHHLHHACYNGNYGFQFTFMDRLFRTRLKAEAAQAQLNAFRQRESLGGRA, translated from the coding sequence ATGGCCCAAGCTTTTGTAGCCTTGTCCGCCTGGCAAGTGATGCTGGCGGGCCTGCTTTTCTTCGGCGGCATCTATCTGGTCTTCGGCGCGGCCACCTGGCTGCTGACGCACTACGTCCTGCCGGCGCTGGGCATCGGACGCCCGCTGGATCCGCGTCCGTTGGCGCCGGGCCAGCTGCGGCGCGAGCTCGCGCAATCCGGGCTGTCCATCCTGCTGTTCGGCACGGGCATGATTTTCCCTTGGGGCCTGTTGCAGCTGGGCTGGGCGCACCTGGACCCGGATGCCAGCTGGCAAAAGATCACGCTCGAGATCCTGGTGCTGGTGGCCTGGAACGACGTGCATTTCTGGATCAACCACCGCCTGCTGCACACCAAGCTGCTGCGCCGCTTCCACCTGCCGCATCACCGCTCGGTCGTGACCACGCCGTTCTCGACCTACAGCTTCCATCCCATCGAAGCGCTGATGCTGGGCAACGTGATCATGCTGCCCATGGTGCTGCACGACTTCAGTTTCTGGTCGCTGGCGTCGGTGCCGCTGTTCAGCCTGTTCTTCAATTGCATCGGCCACGCCAACTACGACTTCTTTCCCAACGTGTCCTACGCGCACTGGTTCGCCGCCAGCCGCAGGCATCACCTGCACCACGCCTGCTACAACGGCAACTACGGCTTCCAGTTCACCTTCATGGATCGTCTGTTCCGCACCCGTCTCAAGGCCGAGGCGGCGCAGGCCCAGCTGAATGCTTTCCGGCAGCGAGAATCGCTTGGCGGGCGCGCTTAA
- the dapA gene encoding 4-hydroxy-tetrahydrodipicolinate synthase: MQSHHQSPIQGVWVPLVTPFSGGAVDGGALRRLVRHYAAAGVDGLVVCGSTGEAASLDDAEQLAVLDAVLTEAGRLPVIMGLAGNHHGHVMQRLAAFGTRPLAGILAPAPYYVRPGQEGAAAYFRCLADASRFPLVLYDIPYRTGTTLDTATLLALAAHPNIAAIKDCGGSLEKTIALIADGNMHVLAGEDLQALSVMSLGGAGMIAAAAHIRPDLFVAMHQAVKAQQLDLARKLFHALVPIIQLTFAEPNPGPLKAQLGRQGLLSEELRMPMPPASMALAARMDAAVAGLNRQYPCQ; this comes from the coding sequence ATGCAATCTCATCATCAATCTCCGATCCAGGGCGTCTGGGTGCCTCTGGTCACGCCGTTTTCCGGCGGCGCCGTGGATGGCGGGGCCTTGCGCCGCCTGGTGCGCCACTATGCCGCCGCGGGCGTGGACGGGCTGGTCGTGTGCGGCAGCACCGGCGAGGCTGCGTCGCTGGACGATGCCGAACAGCTGGCGGTGCTGGACGCCGTGCTGACCGAGGCCGGCAGGCTGCCCGTCATCATGGGCCTGGCGGGCAACCATCATGGACACGTGATGCAGCGCCTGGCCGCCTTCGGCACGCGTCCGTTGGCCGGCATCCTGGCGCCCGCGCCGTACTACGTGCGCCCCGGCCAGGAAGGCGCCGCCGCCTATTTCCGCTGCCTGGCCGATGCCTCGCGCTTCCCCCTGGTGCTCTACGACATTCCCTATCGCACCGGCACGACATTGGATACAGCGACCTTGCTGGCGCTGGCCGCGCATCCCAATATCGCGGCGATCAAGGACTGCGGCGGCTCGCTGGAAAAGACGATCGCGCTGATCGCCGACGGCAACATGCACGTGCTGGCGGGCGAGGACCTGCAGGCGCTGTCCGTGATGAGCCTGGGGGGCGCCGGCATGATCGCGGCCGCGGCACATATCCGCCCCGACCTGTTCGTGGCCATGCACCAGGCCGTGAAGGCGCAGCAGCTGGACTTGGCCCGCAAGCTGTTCCACGCGCTGGTCCCCATCATCCAGCTGACCTTCGCCGAGCCCAATCCCGGTCCCTTGAAGGCGCAACTGGGGCGCCAGGGCCTGCTGAGCGAGGAGCTGCGCATGCCCATGCCGCCCGCCAGCATGGCCTTGGCCGCGCGCATGGACGCCGCCGTGGCGGGGTTGAACCGGCAATATCCTTGCCAGTAG